Below is a genomic region from Helianthus annuus cultivar XRQ/B chromosome 2, HanXRQr2.0-SUNRISE, whole genome shotgun sequence.
GATGTTGGGACATTTTAGTATGGACAAAGCTCAAacttaaagtatgttaaagatTGTTTAGTCACTTGTTATAAAAATGACTATTATCATCTCgtaccaaagtagagattctcagtCTAGAAGTACCGTagcaaagtagagattctcagtCTAGAAGTACCATAgttatgcatatgtgcattgatAAGTCTTGCTAGATATGCATGATTATAATATCTTCCACTTGAATTTATTGTCATGATGTAGCATGTCGAGCGAGGAGACACTGGAATGAGTTAAAACAAATATTCCAGGTATGGACGATATTtgtttatattttactaacctatcaaaacaagtttggttagtcataTAGATGCATGGAATGTAACACAACACCATCGTAGATCATATGATATAATTTGGTATGAGGTACCTAAAGTCTCATTTGAAGATCATACcacattgctcaacataaaggattgTACTTCAAGGGATCAAGCAACATTTCATTGGCTATGAATGTTTTGAGTAACTTTTAAGGAAGATCGACACATGTCACTAAAGGCTACATATTCAAATGAGGGGGAGTATCATACAAGTTGCATTGTTTTTCCCTCACTAAGTTTTGTCGTATTTTTGGTTTTCTTAGTAAGGAGTTTAATGAGGAAACATACATAATCTAGAAGTATCAGGAGGAGAAAATACGCGTTGCACTCTTtctcccttagctgaggttttgtcccactggatTTTACTAGCAAGTTTTTTAACGAGACATCTCAAAGCGTATAAAGTTGATAACCAAGGggaagtgttataaatatattatattatgtcATTTTCAACTCCTTAAATAGATTGGCTTGTTCTCAAAGATTTCATCTCTTATATATATTCATTGTAATTCTTTGTTAAAAACACACCTATCAATAAAATATAAAGCTCTTTCTCTCTACATCTCTTTCTCTTATTATTTTGCTATTAAGCTTGTTTTACAACAATATTAAACTTTTACCCTTAAAAAGGGATACATTATAATCTCCATCTTTGGCTTTTTTAAAGTAAAGATATTCTCCTTGAAATGAAACTAATAATCAATTTAAATGCATTATTTATCTTTGCTACAATACTATAGTACTGCGTGATGTTGATAGTGATATTAAAGCACAAATTTCACCCAAACAAACTAGAGATATTTTGGGGAATGAACATCTAATTGATTAGTACCATGCATCTATCTTATCTTTGATGTTGCTAGATACATATTCATCAAACATTAGGGTGGAGGGAGTGGTTTCGGTGAAGGCTTCAGGAAGGGGTGTTTACCGATCAGGAAGGGGATGCCACCCATTCGATGACCAATCTTCAGTGAATGGTGAGTGATAAAAACGGTGAGTAGTTACCAAGTGGGGAAGAAGAGAGAGGTGGGAGGGAGAGGCGGTTAATGGTGGTTCCAACTCCTTCCAACCAATCAcaaatttattttcttttttttaagaaATTGTTTACAACTCTCTATGTGTTTGAGTATTGCTAGTTATTGAGTGTAAAATGAGGAATGTAGTGAGATGTTAACATaacatgacattattggttagaaaataattttactactCCCCAAACAGGAAGTACTCCTTCCAACCTTAAAAAAACAAGAATAGTGTCGTGTTCGTTTCTTTAGATATAACTAAAATCACACACatcatgtgtgtgtgtttgggggGTGGGGTGAGGGTGGGGGGGAGGTGGTGGCTCATATATCAAGATCAGATCCACAAACATACAACCAAGAAAAAACCCTCAAAATGATGAAATTATTGACCAAAAATGTGATCCAGTCTTTGCTGTCAAAATTTACCCAATAGGGTCCTGTTGATACCTCCTCTCCATGTGCACCAATCTTGGGCATTGCCCATTTACGTAATAATATATTTGCATATACATTCCTAAAGATAAATGAGAAATCACGAGAATAATAACTGTGGATTTATTAATGATACTACTACCCATGCAAGATAAAGTTTCATGTTTATTCTTATATTAATCCGGAAACAATTCTACGTATCATATAAATGAAGATGAAGTAGATAAGCAAAGATAAAATAGATATATGAAAACATTTTATGAATATAGAGGTACAAACTTGTGTGAATTACTTAAGAGATGTATAGGTAATCACGCTACTTGTTCATTTTCATAAGCTTTATGCTTTTTTTCCCACACATTTGCATATCATGAATTTCTAGTTTGCTATCTATGATTAAAACTTTTAGAACTTTAAGATCTACTTAGTTTCATATAATTTTGTCTTAGCTTATAGTTTTTACATAAAAtttcaatttattttattttgatttgttactaaaagaaattacaagcactactagaaaactacATATTTTCTTACAAAATATTTCCACAAATTTCCCACAACTCAAAATTTGTTACAAGTTTTCTACAGTTTTctaacaaaaaacaaaacaaaataaacccaAAACTTTTTTACAATTTTCCAACAAAATTTCCACACAAAAACCATTTGTAGGAATTTCGTCACAACATTTGTTAGTTTTTCGACAAAATTCAgacaaaataaattaaaagttTATATAATTCGTAACCacaacaaaataaataataaaaaaaataaaatttctaAATTTGTCGGAAAGTTGTAACAAATTGATACCGTTTGCTACATATTTTCgacaaaaaaaaagttaatcTATTTTTCGTTTcttaatttttgaaaatgtaaataatttaaaaaaaaaaattgtcggaAATTCGTACAAACATTAGTTGCTACGGATTTCCTACAAAACAAACTTAATTTATTTGTAACGCTTGTTACTTCTTGATATTTATGGTCGTGTTAGGATAGGTTACTCGTGTTAGGATATTGGTCGACTAATCACCTTTCTAATCAACATttagttagaaaaaaaaaacagactaTTAATATTGATATTTATGGGTGCATGAAGTATTGACAAATGCCAATTAAAACTGAAACTAGAAAATATATAGGTTGGATTAAGAGTTTAATGTATACTAATTGACACCTTTATTGAAAAAGTATGTATTAGTAATATAAGAAAATGTGTTTGTAATGATCATTACATACTAAACTTGATACAAATGACACCAAATTTGAAAATTTCTTAGCTTTTTTTTTTCCGGATATATTTAGATAATATACATATACCAACCGTGGATACATCAGTATAACTAAAATCTACcaaaaatataatatatgaatTTGTTTAACCTTTTCAAACACAAATATAACaacaatataaaataataaagaaacATTTTCTATCACTCAACCTTCCATGCATATAGAAAGAGGCAAAATTCATACAAACAAACGCCTGCCGGAGATGGTGACACCGGCGGTAGCCGAGGCGGCGAAGCGGCCAGAGAAGACGGCTTAATGATGAACAATGCATGCCTTAAACAACCAGGACTAAAAAGCCAATCATGAACATCCCAGTAAACTTCAATGGTTGCTTTCTTAAAATATATCAATTCATTCCCTCTAAACTTCCATTGAAGATGCTTCACATGAATCACCAAATCACCATCTATTCTTATCTCCATCTCTATATCACTGTTTCTTTTCATACACTCAATTGAAACCTCATGAAAACCCCCTCTTTCACGTAACTTAACTCTTGTTTGAAACTTTTTCTTCCCATAAACATGTTCGGTTCTCGACACTAAAACAGGGTCGATTAACGAGGGTCTACACCCGGTTTTTCGATACGCATCTTTCTTCATGTCACCAAGAACAAGCACAACTTCTTCTCCAGAGACAACCGCGACGTAATATTCTGAAATGGGCTCAGTTTCGCCGTGGAATTTGGCGGATTTGAGGTCCCAGAAAATGTCGAGAGGGGTCCCGTCGATTAAGAAGCTTTTCGACCCTTGTTTTCGCCAAAAGTTCCATGGCTTCAGCTCGACTTTGCATGCGTATTTGGCTTCCGGGCCTTCGATAGACACCGATAGGCCGTGAAGTAGTAGGTTTTTGCACCAGGTGACGGTGATCAAACGACATTGATCCGCGATGTTGGTCTTGTAAACCGACATGAAAACGCTCTGGCCCGATTTGGTTATTGTTGTGGAGTCTTCGGGCTTGTCCCCGGCGGAGAAACAAGCCGGGATTCCAATTGAGTCTTGCATTATCTTCTAACAACAAACGTACCTGATAAAATCCCGCTAATAAAAACGAGGTCTAGAGAGCGTAAGATCAAGCTAAACCTTACCTTTATCTCTATCTTAGAAGGTAAAAAGCTCACATGAGCACCATTAAGAGAGATGGGTTTATAATTTATTGGCAATTGTAATGGAATTCCAAGAAATTTAATAAAGGGGTTCCAAAGTGGCAGGTGGATGAATGAAAGTGAGTGAACAGAAACCATAAAAAGGTACCAATTTGTGAAACCTATGCATGTGACCTGCTCGATGAAATGCTCCAATGAACAACaattaaagatttttttttaacgCAAATTTAGATCATTGACGATCCAttggagtattatcgtgccatTAGCGGAATCACcagatcatatccatctccactaggcatgatgtctatacaccaattcaggaggaaacccaataaatatgtcATCTcgactaggcataatgcctatatacaaattcaggaggaaaccttgTAAAAATCGACTCCAAGACCTATTGATTCCAAAGCCTTATCTCAACCCTAAGATAtcactaaaccataaagctataGACACAGCTAAAGATTTTTAATTCTCCTTTATCCAAGTTGGCCCAACGTTTATTTCAAATCATAGGCATGATGACATAGGTAAAATTAACGAACTTTTAAGATTGTTTTGTTTGTCGTTtactttttgttttattttgtagTGAAAAAATGGCAATCTAGACCGAACTACTTTGGAGATATTTTGGTTTTAGAAACAGATAACTTGAATCAAATGAGGATATTTTAATGGGTCAATTGTATATTTTCCCTTAAAAAACTGCTTAGTTGCGTATTTATCtaacttaaaattaaaattgcatataCCCCCTTCCTTAACTAATATATTTGCAAATTTAccgattttgatttattttattaaaaacaagttatataatgacttttttacccttatttttactaaaacttaaaaaaaatacaaatttattCATTTTTACTAGTCTTTGTGGATTTTTCACAATTCTTTAAAAAAATACGTATTTATTCATTTTTActatttttactaaaacttaaaCACTGAAATAAACCGCTAAACtagtaaaaatatataaaaactagtaaaaataaataaatatgtattttttaagttttagtaaaaataagggtaaaaaaATCATTACATAacttgtttttaatgaaataaatcaaaattgTGACTTTGGGCCTAAGCCCTTTAGATGGTTCAATTCATGGCTAAGTAGGGAAGGATGTGAAGGGGTGGTTGTTAAGGCGTTTGAAGATTGTGACTTTCAGGGGAATTCGGACGAGATCATTAATGCTAAATTCAGATTTCTTAGATATTGTCTTAAGCAGTGGTGGAAGGATGTTCTAAAGAAGGAAGGGGAGGGGATGAGAAGTTTGAAAGAGGATATGGAGAAAATGGAGGCCACTATGGAAGTTCAGGATTTGGAGGAAGAGGAGGTGTGGGTTTGGGAGGAATGTAGAAAAGGAGTTGATTATTTAAACTTATGTCACAACCGGGATTTAAAACAAAAATCACGGGTTAGATGGGCCATAGATGGGGATGAAAATTCAGCCTTCTTCCATGGGATTGTTAATGGGATAAAGGCGGCGAATGCGATCCCGGGGTTAATTGTTAATggttcttgggtatcaaaaccatcCTTGGTTAAAAAAGAGGTGTTCAAGCACTTTAGAAGCCATTTTGTGGATGAGTTAAAGAGAAGACCGGGAATTATTTGTGATAATATAAAAACGCTTCAAGGAAACAGTGGTGAAGAGTTGATAGCTAAGTTCTCGAGAGAGGAGATTAAGGAAGCAGATTTTGATTGCGGTTCGGACAGAGCTCCGGGACCAGACGGTTTTAACTTCAGGTTTGTAAAATTCTTCTGGAGTTTTTTCAAAGAGGATTTTATTAATATGTTTAACCGTTTTCATGAGCATGGTGTTATCAGTAGAGGTTGCAGTTCCTCTTTTATTACTTTGATCCCGAAATCTAAATCACCGATGGGTTTAAAAGATTACAGACCGATTAATTTAGTTGGGATCATTAGTAAAGTTATATCCAAGGTTTTGGTTGTACGGATTAAAAATGCCTTGGATTCGGTTATTTCGAATTCTCAGTCAGCTTTTCTTAGAGGGAGATTTATTTTGGATAGTCCTCTAGTGATTAACGAAACTATTGGGTGGCTTAAGAAGAGAGGTAAAAGGGCTTTCATGTTGAAGCTCGCCTTTGAGAAGGCATATGAAAATGTTAATTGGGGCTTCTTATTATCTACTTTAGAGCAGATGGGATTTCTGGATAGGTGGTGTACTTGGGTGAAAGGGATTTTAGAATCGGTCCGTTCGGCGGTCTTGGTTAATGGGTCTCCCACGTTTGAGTTTCAGTGTGAAAAAGGAGTTCGTCAAGGAGATCATCTCCGTTTCTATTTCTGGTAGTAATGGAAGTCCTTAATTGCATGCTTGAGAAAGCAGTAGAATTGGGGGAGATAAAGGGGATACGGTTTGATAGTCATACAAAGACAATTTCTCACCTTTTTTATGCAGATGATGCTTTGATAGTGGGAGAGTGGTCTAAAGAGAATATGGAGAGTGTGGCTAGGGTGCTCCGGGTTTTTCACTTGTGCTCAGGTCTTAAAATTAACATTCAGAAATCGTATTTGTATGGGATTGGTTTAAATGATAGGGATGTGGAGAATATGGCGGCGGTTATTGGTTGTAGGGTGGGTACTCTTCCTTTCGATTATTTGGGGATTAGAGTTGGAGCTAATATCGGGCTTGTCACTGGAGCCTGGTTATTGAAACTATTCAAAATAGGCTTTCAACATGGAAGGCGAAGACACTATCAATGGGGGGAAGGTTAACTCTTGTTAAGTCGGTATTATCGAGCCTTCCAATATACTACTTGTCCCTCTATAAGGCGCCTGTGAAGGTGTTGGAGCATATGGAGAGATTAATGAGAAACTTCTTGTGGTCAGGTTCTGATGATGTCAAAAAACTTCACTAGGTGTCTTGGGAGGTGGTTACTACTCCCAAGAAAAAAGGGGGGTTGGGAATGTCGAGGTTGACGGATGTAAATTTGGCGCTTCTAGCTAAATGGGCTTGGAGATTCACCGTGGAGAGTAGTTCGATATGGAGAATAATTATCGAGGCGATTCACAGTGGTAGAGGATGTTGGTGTTTCCTTCCGGTTAAACGGTCCATTATCGGTTGTTGGAAATCCATTCACTTATTTGGAGTCGATCCGAGTGAAAGATAAGTCTATTCACCAATTGATTCGGGGGGTGCTTGGAAAGGGGGATAAACTGTGTTTCTGGTCTGATCAGTGGCTGGGTGATGATATTCCAAAGAAAAGATGGCCCTGTTTGTATAAActtgataaaaataaaaagtgcaaGGTTGGTGATAGAGTTTCACAAGGAAGAAATGGTTTAATGTTCTCAGGCAGGTGGTACAGAAGTCCTCGAACAGTGGAGGAGCTTTCGGTGTTGCAAGATCTGGAAAGAATGTTATCGGAAGGCAACATGGCTCAGAATTCTGATAAGTGGGTTTGGGACGATGGGGCTGTAGGGACATTCACGGTTTCGGGGTTCAAGGAGTTAATTAGAGAAGGCGTTAATGGGATGCAAGATTTACATATGAAGTAGGAAGGATGGGTGCCTATTAAAGTCAATTTAATTACTTGGAAGGCTGAGCGCGACAGGTTACCAACTCGGGTTGCTTTGGCGAGGAGAAGACTTAATATCCCAGATGTTTTATGTCCTATGTGTAGTGTTGCGGATGAAGACATTAAACACCTGATGGTCGGATGCGAATTTGCTTATGGCGTATGGACCGTAATTTGCAAATGGTGTAAGTTGGATCCATTTTTCGCTTATGATTATGATGATTTGTTGATGCTttacaagaatgtgcatgctggaAAAAGGAGGAAAAAGATTATTAGAGGCATTGTTATGATCACAACTTGGGTTATTTGGAATACAAGGAATGCGAAGGTCTTCCAAACCTCATCCACGAACATTATAGATGTGGTGGCGGAGGTGAAGTCGAGGTCTTTTTTATGGCTGAAACATAGAGCGAAGTTTAAAAGTATTGTTTGGAAGGATTGGTCATCTTATCCATTGTATATGTGTTTATAGTTTTTTGCCGGTTCTCATTTTGAGGGCCTGCCGGTGTTTATGAAAGTTAATgttcaaaaaaaatcaaaaatggaaaGTTGCGATTTTATTAGTTAAAAAgggggatatatgcaattttaatagTTAAGAAAGGGGATATgtgcaattttaattttaagttggGTAAATACACAATTAAGCAGTTTTTTAAGAGGAAATATGCAATTGTCCCTATTTTAATTAACTGAAAATTGTCAAATAAATTAGAATTTGTAATATTGAAATTTATCAATAGAAACTAAAATCTATCAAATAAATTGGAATTTGTAGCAAAATATACGTGACAAAACAATAAGAAACGAATTGCAATTTATTTCTACAATTACCACCTACAGATACCACGACAGATACGTCATCCCACACCCCCACCAAACACAGTAAGAATGTAATTAAGATTGTGTTGATGCATATTTGTCTCGCTGTTACTAGGTGAATAGGCTATATCATGTTTGTATCGTATTTGTGTGTGTTAGAGTTTGTTTAAACATGTGAACAGGTCATGTCGGAAAGGAGAAAATAGATAGTATAGGGTCTAGTGTGTAAAACGGTGTCCTATATAAACACCATTCTTGTAACCCTAATTGAGAGTACAATAGATTTTTCTCAATACAATTCGAACCCAATTCAGAAATCATTCTCTATACCAaacaacatggtatcagagcagtgtttATGATCCTTGAAACCGTTTTTGCTTATCATCTACAATCTACCCATCCAACCCAAATCAGAAAAACCGATAATCAAATCAAAACTCCGAAAAAATAAACCAATTCAATCGAAACAACATTAACCGCAGTTGTTGTGATACTCAGAATCAGACGCTCCAGCCGGAATAATTACCGCGTGATACTGCCGTAGCCCAATTGTTTTTTGTTTCTGATCAAAATCCATCCGCAAAGCCGCTGCAAGAACTTCCTCAGAGCCGCTGGAATACTCATCATTGATGTCGCCTCGTGATAATCAGAAACTCTAAAATCCGCGATAAATTCGCTGACGCCTCGTGATAATCGGAAACCCTAAAATCCACAACAAGTCCGCCGCTGAAATCGCCACACAGTGCCACCGGTACATATCCGCCGCGTATTTGTTTTTTGAAGGATCGATTAGAGTGTGGATTAGATATTGTTGTGAGAAAAGGACTCTAAGAAGAACGAAGGGAATTGCAATGGATCTGTAATTGGAGCATGTTACTAGTGTTCAACACAAACAAAAAAGGGTGGTTATTAGTGGTTGTTCAAAAAGGGACATTATGGTTTGTTATATAAAGAAGGAGGTTCTTGGCGTATTTATGTTTTTTGGGTGATCTCTGAACGGATTtgttttatttaggaaaatttaaATCTTAAACGCGAGTTTAAGTTGCTGGTGTATTTAATAAATACGCCGGTAAGATAACTTCGCTACTTAGCGAGGGTATTCCGAACGAAAATCTTGAACGCGAATTCAAGTATCCAGCGTATTTAATAAATACGTCGGGTCAGTTGCTTGCTTAATAGGGGTACCTAGACAACGTATCTATTACTTTCAGCGTACTTAATTGTCTTTCAAATACACTCGGTTGGTAAGTGTCCGGTATcgagaaaaaaatcaaaaaaatcaaaaaaaaaaaggaaaaaaaagaaaaaaatggaaATCAATCATAGAAAAACAGCTCTTGGATATTCGATTCTGGTGCCACTGACACCATGACATTTGAACCGTTGCACATAGAGTCAATGTCCAATCCTCAAAAAACTCAAATCCATACCGCAAACAATGGAATGATGCAAGTAAAAGGAGGAGGGACTATTGAAATTTCACCAACTATGAAATTATCAAATTGTCTCTATGTTCCATCATTATCACACAAACTGCTCTCCATTAGCCACATTACCAAAGAGCTGAATTGCACTATACTAATGCACCCTAATTTTTGCCTTCTATAGGATATCAGGACGGGTGTGATTATTGGACGTGGTACTGAGCGCCAAGGATTATACTATGTGGATGAAGTGGCTCAACAGGATACTGTGATGTTGGCACATGGAACCGAAAACCGGGAAGCCTGGTTATGGCATAGACGTTTGGGACACCCATCTGTTGGCTATTCGCACCTTTTATTTCCAAAACTCTTCCCTTGGAATGGGAAAATAAACTGTGAAACCTGCTTTCGTGCTAAAAGCCATCGACAACCATTTAAACCTAGCAATACAAAAGTTGCTTCACCTTTTTCACTAATCCACTCTGATGTGTGGGGTCCTGCTCTTGTGATGGGGGGCAGGGTCTTCGTTACTTTATACTATTCGTGGATGATTGCACTCACATGACAtgggtatattttttaaaaaacaaagcCGAAGTTTACGAGAAATTTATCACGTTTCATGCTATGATTCAAACTCAAATTCAAACCCTTCGCTCTGACAATAGGGGGGGGGAATTTGTCAATACATCTATGAAACAATTCTTTAAAACCAAAGGATTAATTCATCAAACCTCTTGTGCTCATACCCCCGAACAAAACGGTGTTTCCGAATGGAAAAACCGTATTATTCTTGAAATGACTCGAGCCCTTTTAATTGAATCTCAGGTACCCAAATCTTTCTGGCCGGAGGCAGTTGCAACCTCCGTGTATCTCCTAAATCGGCTCCCCACCAAAGCTCTTAAGTTTAAGACTCCCTTAGATTGTCTATCTAAGTCTGCCAGTATTCCCTAccctcttacacttgaacctCGAATCTTCGGGTGTACAGCATTTGTCCATATACCCAAAACCAACCGAAACAAGCTTGGCCCGTGTGCTGAGAAATGTGTATTTGTCGGCTATGGGATCGATCAAATAGGTTACCGGTGTTATAATCCACAAACTCATCAAATATTCACCACAATGAATGTTGACTTCCTTGAAACAAAATACTTTTATAACACCCAACTCAGTGGTCAGGGGGAGAATGAACATACAGACACTCTGAGTTGGCTAACCCAACTTCCATCATCTGAAGAAGTTGAACCAGAAAAACGTCACAGTACTCCGAGTCAGTCACCTTCAAACACAGCTACACAATCTGTGGAGCACAGTACCATTGAAGATAGTCCATCCAACATGATACTTGAGGTAAGAAATAATGAGAACTCTGAATGTACTACGTATGTTGAACCAGATGTTGAACATATTGAACCAGCCGTCGAACAGGTTGAACCAATTGTTGAAGAGGTGGAACCAGTTACTGAACATGTTGAACTAGGTGCAGCAGAGACAACCGGGAGATATTCTCTCCCTCCAAGAGAAAATAGAGGAGTTCCTCCTAAGAGATACTCTCCAGAAAAGGTATCTCCAAGGTCTAGGTATCCTGTGGCATACATTGCCACTGGAAATTTGTCTAAGGAAGCTAAAGCATTTACCGCTACCTTGTGCTCTAAACAAATGCCATCTACAACACAGGAAGCCTTGGAATCTGAAGAATGGAAAAAGGCTATGGTGACCAAAATGGAAGCACTCAAGAAGAATAACACGTGGGAGAAATGCACCCTTCCACCAAGAAAGAAACCAGTGGGATGTCGATGGGTGTTTTCAATCAAACACAGACCTGATGGCACGATTGAAAGATACAAAGCACGGCTGGTTGCAAAGGGTTATACTCAGACTTATGGAACTGACTACTCTGAAACTTTCTCCCTAGTAGCCAAAATCGATACAATCCGAGTTCTTTTTTCAATAGATTCCAATAAAGGTTGGCCTCTTCATCAATTTGATGTAAAAAAATGCCTTCCTTCATGGAGAACTGAACGAGGAAGTCTATATGGATGCTCCACCAGGATTCAATGGGAATTTCCAGGCTGGAGAAACGTGTCGGTTGAAGAAATCTTTGTATGGGCTTAAGCAATCTCCTAGAGCTTGGTTTAGAAGGTTTACCCTTGCTATGAAAAAATATGGCTCAAACAAAGCAACTCTGATCATACCCTATTTCTGAAACGTAGGGACAGTCTTGTGACCTACTTAATTATCTACGTTGATGATATGATACTAACAGGAAACGAGGAAGAGGAAATGTCAATGTTAAGAGATAAGTTGTTTTTGAAATTCGAGATGAAAGATCTGGGAAGATTGAAGTACTTTCTTGGAATTAAAGTTCTGAGATCTAAACAAGGGATTTTTATCTGTCAGAAGAAATATATCCTTGATCTGTTGGCCAAAACCGGAATGATTAAGTGCAGACCGGTGGACACCCCAATGGTGGTGAATCACGATCTACACATGGAAGATGGAGCAGAACTAGCAGACAAGGAGAGATATCAACGAATGGTGGGAAAACTGATATACCTCTCCCACACTCGTCCAGATATAGCTTATGCAGTAGCAGTGGTAAGTCAG
It encodes:
- the LOC110912260 gene encoding uncharacterized protein LOC110912260 — encoded protein: MQDSIGIPACFSAGDKPEDSTTITKSGQSVFMSVYKTNIADQCRLITVTWCKNLLLHGLSVSIEGPEAKYACKVELKPWNFWRKQGSKSFLIDGTPLDIFWDLKSAKFHGETEPISEYYVAVVSGEEVVLVLGDMKKDAYRKTGCRPSLIDPVLVSRTEHVYGKKKFQTRVKLRERGGFHEVSIECMKRNSDIEMEIRIDGDLVIHVKHLQWKFRGNELIYFKKATIEVYWDVHDWLFSPGCLRHALFIIKPSSLAASPPRLPPVSPSPAGVCLYEFCLFLYAWKVE